Proteins from one Caldalkalibacillus salinus genomic window:
- a CDS encoding flagellar protein FlaG: MSEITNVIKTSSYRTHTSPQFQENNIQRTEHKQEAPEGAYPSATPEELASLVAGANRFFQVTHTHLSFQLHEGLNEYYVEIRDSETDEVLKEVPSKKFLDMVEKLQELAGLVIDEKI; this comes from the coding sequence ATGAGTGAAATCACCAACGTGATTAAAACCTCATCATATAGAACGCATACATCACCGCAATTTCAAGAGAACAACATACAACGCACTGAACATAAACAGGAAGCACCCGAAGGAGCGTATCCATCCGCCACACCGGAGGAACTAGCATCCCTAGTGGCAGGTGCGAATCGCTTTTTTCAAGTCACACATACACATTTATCCTTTCAGCTCCATGAGGGATTAAATGAATATTACGTGGAAATACGTGATTCTGAAACGGATGAAGTCCTCAAAGAAGTACCATCCAAGAAGTTTTTAGACATGGTCGAGAAATTACAAGAGCTCGCTGGATTAGTAATAGATGAGAAGATATAG
- a CDS encoding OmpL47-type beta-barrel domain-containing protein yields the protein MFTEGTHFTLEEEGLHEVRYYSVDVAGTVEEEQVEEVKIDLTAPTTTSKITDEWTNDSVTVELTATDDKSSVESTYYAVNGAEFTEGTHFTLEEEGIHEVRYYSVDVAGNVEEEHVEEVKIDLTSPTTTSNITDEWHNASFAVELTGEANLSGVERTYYAVNGGEFTEGTHFTLEEEGIHEVRYYSVDVAGNVEEEQVEEVKIDLTSPTTTSNITDEWHNASFTVELTGEDNLSGVESTYYAVNGGEFTEGTHFTIEEEGVHEVRYYSVDVAGNVEEEHVEEVKIDLTAPVVTWDDVEYYELGTELEVAYEATDNLSGVAEEVFTINGEQVNKGDFITLDQPGNYTLQLDVTDEAGWTTSLEKDIVVYVPADIEVRPQVVKPNDGIITVQVTLPEPFDIELVDLDTVTLNGVEAIHNGRGSERQAQKGIFRFDREDLDWGDEGQKHVEFSAYVDGDLVLGSTTVSVKQSEPKHNNKRHR from the coding sequence GTGTTTACAGAGGGCACTCACTTCACGCTAGAAGAAGAAGGCCTCCATGAAGTCCGTTACTACAGTGTAGACGTGGCTGGGACCGTAGAGGAAGAGCAGGTGGAAGAAGTGAAGATCGACCTCACCGCCCCAACGACCACGTCTAAGATCACAGATGAGTGGACCAACGACAGCGTTACAGTAGAACTCACAGCCACGGATGACAAGAGTAGTGTCGAAAGCACCTACTATGCAGTCAACGGTGCTGAGTTTACAGAGGGCACACACTTCACGCTAGAAGAAGAAGGCATCCATGAAGTCCGTTATTACAGTGTAGACGTGGCTGGGAACGTAGAGGAAGAGCATGTGGAAGAGGTGAAGATCGACCTCACCTCCCCAACGACAACGTCTAACATCACAGATGAGTGGCACAACGCCAGCTTTGCAGTAGAACTCACAGGCGAGGCCAACTTAAGTGGTGTCGAACGCACCTATTATGCAGTCAACGGTGGTGAGTTTACAGAGGGGACACACTTCACGCTAGAAGAAGAAGGCATCCATGAAGTCCGTTACTACAGTGTAGACGTGGCTGGGAACGTAGAGGAAGAGCAGGTAGAAGAGGTAAAGATCGACCTCACCTCCCCAACGACCACGTCAAACATCACAGATGAGTGGCACAACGCCAGCTTTACAGTAGAACTCACAGGCGAGGACAACTTAAGTGGTGTCGAAAGCACCTATTATGCAGTCAACGGTGGTGAGTTTACAGAGGGCACGCACTTCACGATAGAAGAAGAAGGCGTCCATGAAGTCCGTTACTACAGTGTAGACGTGGCTGGGAACGTAGAGGAAGAGCATGTGGAAGAAGTGAAGATCGACCTCACTGCCCCTGTCGTCACATGGGATGACGTTGAATACTATGAGCTGGGAACGGAACTAGAGGTGGCTTATGAGGCAACAGACAACCTGTCAGGTGTGGCGGAAGAAGTCTTTACCATCAATGGGGAGCAAGTGAATAAAGGTGATTTCATCACATTAGACCAACCTGGCAACTACACACTTCAACTAGACGTGACGGATGAAGCCGGTTGGACAACCTCACTTGAGAAAGACATCGTCGTGTATGTTCCAGCAGACATTGAAGTAAGACCGCAAGTCGTTAAACCAAATGACGGCATCATAACAGTCCAAGTTACGCTACCAGAGCCGTTTGACATTGAGCTTGTTGATTTAGACACCGTGACCTTAAACGGCGTTGAAGCGATTCATAATGGCAGAGGGTCTGAGAGACAAGCGCAGAAAGGTATATTCAGGTTTGACCGTGAAGACTTGGATTGGGGAGATGAAGGGCAGAAACACGTTGAATTTAGCGCGTACGTCGATGGCGACCTAGTACTTGGGTCTACGACCGTTTCCGTAAAACAATCGGAACCGAAGCATAACAATAAACGTCATAGATAG
- a CDS encoding OmpL47-type beta-barrel domain-containing protein, protein MAGNVEEEHVEEVKIDLTAPTTTSKITDEWTNDSVTVELTATDDKSGVESTYNAVNGGEFTEGTHFTIEEEGVHEVR, encoded by the coding sequence GTGGCTGGGAACGTAGAGGAAGAGCATGTAGAAGAGGTGAAGATCGACCTCACCGCCCCAACGACCACGTCTAAGATCACAGATGAGTGGACCAACGACAGCGTTACAGTAGAACTCACAGCCACGGATGACAAGAGTGGTGTTGAAAGCACCTATAATGCAGTCAACGGTGGTGAGTTTACAGAGGGCACTCACTTCACGATAGAAGAAGAAGGCGTCCATGAAGTCCGTTAG
- a CDS encoding M36 family metallopeptidase: MGIFKTVSLTTLSLGLIVTQAFTPQMTEAQANKNDSFVVANVMDEHDHEHGGFDVRTDDPKVLPMESQLEAAKQLSSTVGTGLQISWNHTFGTPAMITKDKGYLTDSAEGEPEDIARNWLKEHAQLFGLNETDINQLQVRRNYEMPGTGLNPITFQQTFDGIASVFGGRINVAVNEDGKILSVASNARPSGKLEADFSLTESEALLRVLDMELPGIDYEPEHLGTQHGWEEFAGGDVLPTEQRVKKAVFLTHDSVRPAYRVLLIEELNVGHEIVIDGVTGERLYERSLVDDVNEAQGLIFENYPGAPAGGEQVLRPFVGDPEASPEGWVFPTSETGVTTFGNNANAYANWSNFLVPEGGVVRPLDPLGQFNYPFTNAWQEAEGEVVPPSYAEDVNSAIANLFYHHNLFHDHTYKLGWVEPAGNLQVSNFGKGGNEGDPIFGMAQAGASTGGDPLYTGRNNAYMLTLPDGFPSWSGMFLWEPIPGAFNGPYVDGDYDASVIYHEYAHALTNRLVAGGESLSGHQAGAMGEGWGDWYGMSYLISNGLETDPVVGKYVTGNHERGIRNYALSDAPYNYGDVGYDLTGPQVHADGGIWAAILWHVRDALVAEYGEQEGAHIAEQLVTDAMPISVPSPSMVDMRTAIITADVERYDAAHHDLLWTTFAQRGLGADAHALGANDTNPTPGFNHPDEERNGTLVGQVIHSGTKEPIADANIIVGQYEARTTPTAVSGENGGFSIPMVEGTYDITIQAKGFGSRTIKDVSIDAGEANAYDIVLQPNLASSAIGASISSVTSEQSSNPATFAIDDTAGSVYASAVNENGFEGAEFVIELAGDKTRRISHVQINAFTDVGGARFATLKDFEVQVSSDGSEWTTVIADTFDAADPRPTSADLNYRGWDLDKPEKAKYVKLIAKNTHADSTGYVQVADVQVFSDQKVKLEPISIEAEPSFETTGHVLAGNPGNGLGYWLIGSDVSLGVTENEFTSTQNPEPASQGTDGYVVEIPQAHAQGLSTATVVGDSDGAYDFDLYFYDEHYNLISGVGTSAADESGAVPAGTRYIYVALWSGEDVTFTLSVDSAF; this comes from the coding sequence GTGGGAATATTTAAAACAGTCAGTTTGACTACGTTGTCTTTAGGTCTCATTGTGACACAAGCATTCACACCACAGATGACAGAGGCACAAGCCAACAAGAACGACTCCTTTGTTGTTGCAAATGTGATGGACGAGCATGATCATGAACATGGAGGGTTTGACGTACGAACCGATGACCCTAAAGTTCTACCAATGGAATCACAGTTAGAGGCAGCGAAGCAGCTGTCTAGCACTGTTGGAACAGGTTTGCAAATCAGTTGGAATCATACGTTTGGGACCCCTGCTATGATCACCAAAGATAAAGGCTATCTAACAGACTCAGCTGAGGGAGAGCCTGAGGATATTGCACGGAACTGGTTAAAAGAACACGCACAGCTTTTTGGGTTAAATGAAACGGATATTAATCAGTTACAGGTTCGAAGGAACTATGAAATGCCTGGAACAGGGTTAAATCCGATTACATTCCAACAAACATTTGATGGCATTGCCTCGGTGTTTGGTGGGCGAATCAATGTGGCTGTGAATGAGGACGGTAAAATCTTATCCGTCGCCAGCAATGCGAGGCCTTCAGGGAAGTTAGAGGCCGATTTCTCATTGACCGAATCGGAGGCCCTTTTACGCGTACTTGATATGGAACTGCCTGGCATAGATTACGAACCCGAACATCTAGGCACACAGCATGGATGGGAAGAGTTTGCTGGTGGTGACGTATTGCCGACAGAGCAACGTGTGAAAAAGGCCGTCTTTTTAACGCATGATAGTGTGCGTCCAGCCTACCGTGTTTTATTGATAGAAGAACTGAACGTCGGTCATGAGATCGTCATCGATGGGGTGACAGGCGAACGGCTTTATGAACGTTCACTCGTCGATGATGTTAATGAAGCACAGGGCCTTATTTTTGAAAATTATCCTGGTGCCCCGGCCGGAGGGGAGCAAGTCTTAAGACCTTTCGTTGGTGACCCGGAAGCATCGCCAGAAGGATGGGTATTCCCTACTTCTGAAACGGGCGTGACGACTTTTGGGAACAACGCAAATGCGTACGCTAATTGGAGCAACTTTTTAGTCCCTGAGGGTGGGGTCGTACGTCCTTTGGACCCACTAGGACAATTTAACTACCCCTTCACAAACGCTTGGCAAGAAGCGGAAGGTGAGGTCGTCCCACCATCTTACGCCGAGGATGTCAATAGTGCGATCGCTAACTTGTTTTACCACCATAATCTTTTCCATGACCACACGTACAAGTTAGGGTGGGTTGAGCCTGCCGGAAACCTACAAGTGAGTAATTTCGGAAAAGGTGGAAATGAAGGTGACCCTATATTCGGGATGGCACAAGCGGGTGCATCAACAGGAGGTGACCCATTATACACCGGTCGTAATAATGCGTATATGCTGACCTTACCTGACGGCTTCCCGTCTTGGAGTGGTATGTTTTTGTGGGAACCTATACCAGGTGCCTTTAATGGCCCGTATGTAGATGGTGACTACGATGCCAGTGTTATTTACCATGAATACGCGCACGCGCTAACGAACAGGCTCGTGGCTGGTGGTGAATCACTTAGTGGCCATCAAGCAGGTGCGATGGGCGAAGGATGGGGTGACTGGTATGGCATGTCATATCTCATCTCCAATGGCCTTGAGACAGACCCTGTCGTAGGTAAATATGTAACAGGCAACCATGAGCGCGGCATCCGTAACTACGCTTTATCTGATGCGCCTTATAACTATGGCGACGTGGGGTATGACTTAACAGGCCCTCAAGTGCATGCGGATGGCGGCATCTGGGCGGCTATTCTCTGGCATGTGCGTGACGCTCTTGTGGCTGAGTATGGAGAGCAAGAGGGGGCTCACATCGCCGAGCAACTCGTCACAGACGCTATGCCCATCTCTGTTCCAAGCCCATCGATGGTTGATATGCGAACAGCGATCATAACGGCAGATGTCGAGCGCTATGACGCCGCACACCATGACCTTTTATGGACAACTTTTGCTCAACGTGGGTTGGGTGCAGATGCACACGCACTGGGCGCGAATGACACGAACCCAACGCCTGGCTTCAATCATCCCGATGAGGAGCGTAACGGCACATTAGTGGGACAGGTCATTCATAGTGGAACAAAAGAACCTATCGCAGACGCTAATATCATTGTAGGTCAGTACGAAGCACGGACGACGCCAACTGCCGTTAGTGGCGAGAACGGTGGATTTTCGATTCCGATGGTTGAAGGCACATATGATATCACGATTCAAGCCAAAGGATTCGGTTCACGGACGATTAAGGACGTGAGCATTGATGCGGGTGAGGCCAATGCTTATGATATCGTGCTACAACCGAACCTTGCATCGAGTGCCATAGGCGCAAGTATCTCATCTGTGACGAGTGAGCAAAGCAGTAACCCTGCTACATTTGCCATTGATGATACGGCCGGTTCAGTTTACGCCTCTGCTGTTAACGAGAATGGATTTGAAGGCGCTGAATTCGTGATAGAACTAGCGGGAGATAAAACACGGCGCATCTCACACGTTCAGATTAATGCCTTCACGGATGTAGGGGGCGCAAGATTTGCCACACTAAAAGACTTTGAAGTCCAAGTCTCTAGCGACGGTTCGGAGTGGACAACCGTCATAGCAGATACGTTTGATGCGGCTGATCCACGTCCAACCTCCGCTGATCTGAACTATAGAGGTTGGGATCTGGACAAGCCTGAAAAAGCCAAATACGTGAAGCTTATTGCCAAAAACACCCATGCAGATTCAACGGGATACGTCCAAGTCGCTGATGTGCAGGTCTTCTCAGATCAAAAAGTCAAGCTAGAGCCGATATCAATCGAAGCGGAACCTTCCTTTGAAACGACTGGCCATGTCTTAGCGGGTAATCCTGGTAATGGATTGGGTTATTGGCTCATCGGTTCAGATGTGAGCCTGGGTGTGACTGAGAACGAATTTACAAGCACTCAGAATCCTGAGCCTGCTTCACAAGGAACGGATGGCTATGTCGTCGAAATTCCTCAAGCACATGCTCAAGGATTATCGACCGCTACCGTCGTTGGTGATTCAGATGGCGCCTACGACTTTGATTTATACTTCTACGATGAGCACTATAACCTCATCAGTGGTGTAGGGACGTCCGCTGCTGATGAATCGGGTGCTGTTCCAGCAGGTACGCGTTACATTTATGTGGCCTTGTGGTCTGGGGAAGATGTAACGTTTACGCTTTCTGTAGATAGCGCTTTTTAA
- the hpf gene encoding ribosome hibernation-promoting factor, HPF/YfiA family, producing MQFNVRGDNIEVTAALRDYVEKKIGRLDRYFSEDLTSDVHVTMKVLTKEQHNVEVTIPMTKLLLRAEEKHEDMYAAIDLVVEKLERQIRKHKTKVNRRFKNEAQSVKYMSLDSTAPALDYYTEEEEDEDQIDIVRTKRFNLKPMDAEEAVLQMDLLGHNFFVFNDSEEDKVSVVYKRKDGRYGLIQPE from the coding sequence ATGCAATTTAACGTAAGGGGAGACAACATTGAAGTGACTGCGGCGCTAAGAGATTACGTTGAGAAGAAAATAGGTCGCCTGGATCGATATTTTTCAGAAGACCTGACCTCCGATGTACATGTAACCATGAAAGTACTGACCAAGGAACAACACAACGTGGAAGTCACTATTCCTATGACAAAGCTACTCTTAAGAGCTGAAGAAAAACACGAAGATATGTACGCGGCCATTGATTTGGTTGTGGAAAAACTAGAGAGGCAGATTAGAAAACACAAAACAAAAGTGAATCGCAGGTTTAAAAACGAAGCCCAGAGTGTCAAATATATGTCTTTAGACAGTACCGCTCCTGCATTAGATTACTATACAGAGGAAGAAGAGGATGAAGACCAAATTGATATCGTCCGGACCAAACGTTTTAATTTAAAGCCCATGGATGCCGAGGAAGCCGTGTTACAAATGGATTTACTGGGACATAACTTCTTCGTCTTTAATGATTCAGAAGAGGATAAAGTAAGCGTGGTGTATAAACGAAAAGACGGACGTTATGGCCTCATACAGCCAGAGTGA
- the fliS gene encoding flagellar export chaperone FliS — protein MSINNPYQTYQQNAMNTASPGDLTLMLYNGCLKFIKQGRQAMIEERYQDKNTNMIKAQKIIEELMVTLNTDMEISQSMMQLYDYLNQRLIEANLNNDTAILNEVEDFVVQFRDTWKEALKVNRQQQYGTGTPSQG, from the coding sequence ATGTCTATCAACAATCCATATCAAACGTATCAACAGAATGCCATGAACACAGCGTCACCCGGAGACCTGACTTTGATGCTATATAACGGATGTCTCAAGTTTATTAAACAAGGAAGACAAGCCATGATAGAAGAGCGGTATCAAGATAAGAACACCAATATGATTAAAGCTCAAAAGATTATAGAAGAGCTCATGGTGACACTCAATACCGATATGGAAATATCTCAATCTATGATGCAGCTGTATGACTACCTTAACCAGCGCTTAATCGAAGCGAATCTTAACAACGACACTGCTATCCTAAATGAAGTAGAAGACTTTGTCGTACAGTTCAGGGATACGTGGAAGGAAGCGCTTAAAGTCAATCGCCAACAACAATACGGTACAGGTACCCCTAGCCAGGGATAA
- a CDS encoding OmpL47-type beta-barrel domain-containing protein, whose product MRRKKHIAILLMLALILQAFLPLGSVMAEEEEVQVPTNVNVQEYSPSNVRITWEEIIGVDYYRVYEVSGETPVLINEERYNRSIIRGLDEGRYAYAVTAVKDEQESSLSESASIDIIYPELQAPSNAEYSIRNGNDILLQWEEADYAEQYNVYLVEDGNRTTVDNTERTYAWLRDMPEGEYHIEVTTYHGTIGESDPASLEVPLVHPDMQPPEDFTYFTRNGNDIVLRWSEAEYANEYMIYEIEDGERVSVGETDRTTFTLRDMPEKSYQIELVSYSDRFGVSSAVSELTVDLIHPEMEAPEGVNHDIRNGNDILLRWDEVEFATEYRVYQVTEEGKFELGSNDRENFWLRDMSAGSHKFEITSYSDRFGESPTVEYTLELEEVEMEAPTHLTHSIRNGNDIYFRWSEVDFATEYRIYHMIDHERHLLDSTDRNYQWLRNMPAGTHNFEITSYSDRFGESQGTKYTVKLEEPEMEAPTGINHLVRNGNDLYINWDEVDLSTEYRVYMINDEEERELIGSTDREYHWVRDMPAGTYHFEITSYSDRFGESLGTPYTVELQEVEMESPSNFEYVIRNGNDVILRWDEVDLATEYRVYDVTTGERNDLGTTDRLNTWVRNLEEGTYEFELTSYSDRFGESQPARIQVEISFPELDRPDSFENLIRNGNEVLLRWDEVEHATEYQLYEVVDGESVFLTSTERTYYSVRDLPEGSYKYELVAYSDRFGESQPAQTVATIIYPDVEVPQLRLSSVGDDWASLAWRYISDIEAYNVYQLTDDEPQYIGTTSRTGYKVEDIEEGTHQYVVTAVHKRFGESDYSNAVEVEIISDITPPETTSNITDEWLNTSFTVELTATDDKSGVESTYYAVNGAEFTEGTHFTIEEEGVHEVRYYSVDVAGNVEEEHVEEVKIDLTVPSTTSNISDEWHNASFTVELTSEDNLSGVESTYYAVNGGEFTEGTHFTIEEEGVHEVR is encoded by the coding sequence ATGAGACGAAAGAAGCATATTGCAATCTTGTTGATGCTGGCTTTAATCTTACAAGCTTTTCTGCCACTAGGAAGTGTGATGGCAGAAGAGGAAGAGGTGCAAGTACCAACAAATGTAAATGTACAGGAATATTCCCCATCTAATGTGAGGATCACGTGGGAGGAAATCATTGGAGTAGATTACTACAGAGTATATGAGGTGTCAGGGGAGACCCCAGTCCTTATTAATGAGGAGAGGTATAATAGATCCATAATCCGTGGTTTAGATGAGGGGCGTTATGCCTACGCTGTGACCGCTGTAAAGGATGAACAGGAGTCCTCGTTATCTGAGAGCGCCTCGATTGACATTATATACCCAGAACTTCAGGCCCCCTCTAATGCTGAGTATTCTATTCGTAACGGTAATGATATCCTCTTGCAATGGGAAGAAGCGGATTATGCCGAGCAGTACAATGTCTATCTTGTCGAAGATGGTAATAGGACAACAGTGGATAATACTGAGCGGACATATGCTTGGCTGAGGGACATGCCAGAGGGAGAGTATCACATTGAAGTGACGACATATCACGGTACCATTGGAGAATCAGATCCAGCATCCCTTGAAGTGCCACTTGTGCACCCAGACATGCAACCGCCTGAAGATTTTACTTATTTCACGCGTAACGGCAATGATATCGTGTTACGTTGGTCCGAAGCGGAATACGCAAATGAGTACATGATCTATGAAATTGAAGACGGTGAACGAGTGAGCGTAGGAGAAACGGATCGGACAACCTTCACTCTACGAGATATGCCTGAGAAATCCTATCAAATAGAGCTCGTCTCCTATAGTGACCGTTTTGGTGTATCGTCTGCAGTATCAGAACTCACTGTGGACCTCATTCACCCAGAGATGGAGGCCCCGGAAGGGGTTAACCATGACATCCGTAACGGCAATGACATTCTCTTAAGATGGGATGAGGTAGAGTTTGCCACTGAGTATCGTGTTTATCAAGTGACTGAGGAAGGAAAATTTGAACTCGGATCCAATGATAGAGAAAACTTTTGGCTAAGGGATATGTCGGCGGGTTCACATAAGTTTGAGATCACGTCATATAGTGATCGTTTTGGGGAGTCCCCGACGGTAGAGTATACACTAGAATTAGAAGAAGTGGAGATGGAAGCCCCCACACATCTAACTCACTCAATCAGAAACGGCAATGACATATATTTTCGCTGGAGCGAGGTTGATTTTGCCACTGAATATCGTATTTATCACATGATTGATCATGAGAGACATCTACTAGACAGTACGGATCGTAATTACCAGTGGTTGAGGAATATGCCGGCAGGGACTCATAATTTTGAAATCACATCGTATAGTGATCGTTTTGGAGAATCACAAGGGACAAAATACACTGTAAAACTAGAAGAGCCAGAAATGGAAGCTCCAACAGGCATCAACCATTTAGTTCGCAATGGAAATGATCTGTATATCAACTGGGATGAGGTTGATTTATCGACAGAGTATCGTGTTTATATGATAAACGACGAGGAAGAAAGAGAACTGATCGGCAGTACAGATAGAGAATACCATTGGGTGAGAGATATGCCGGCGGGAACCTATCATTTCGAAATTACATCCTATAGTGACCGCTTTGGGGAGTCACTAGGGACGCCGTATACGGTGGAACTTCAAGAAGTAGAGATGGAAAGCCCATCGAATTTTGAATATGTGATTAGGAATGGCAATGACGTCATACTGAGATGGGATGAAGTGGATTTAGCAACCGAGTACCGTGTGTATGATGTCACCACAGGTGAAAGAAATGACTTAGGAACCACGGATCGTTTGAATACTTGGGTCAGAAATCTAGAAGAGGGCACATACGAGTTTGAATTAACATCCTATAGTGACCGTTTTGGTGAATCGCAACCGGCTAGAATACAGGTCGAGATTTCTTTCCCTGAACTGGATCGACCTGATAGCTTTGAAAATCTGATCCGAAATGGCAACGAAGTTCTACTAAGGTGGGATGAAGTAGAACATGCTACAGAATATCAGTTATACGAAGTGGTCGATGGCGAGAGCGTGTTTCTAACGTCAACGGAAAGAACCTACTACTCAGTGAGAGATCTTCCAGAAGGGTCTTATAAGTACGAGCTTGTCGCTTACAGTGACCGTTTTGGCGAATCACAACCTGCACAGACTGTAGCCACGATTATTTATCCTGATGTTGAAGTACCTCAACTGCGTTTGTCTTCAGTTGGAGATGATTGGGCAAGCTTAGCATGGCGTTATATTAGCGACATAGAAGCATACAACGTTTACCAACTAACGGATGATGAACCACAGTACATAGGTACGACGAGTCGGACAGGCTATAAAGTCGAAGACATCGAGGAAGGTACCCATCAATACGTGGTCACAGCTGTTCATAAGCGTTTCGGCGAATCAGATTACTCTAATGCTGTTGAAGTGGAGATCATCAGTGATATCACACCACCGGAGACAACGTCAAATATCACAGATGAGTGGTTAAATACAAGCTTTACAGTAGAACTCACAGCTACAGATGACAAGAGTGGTGTCGAAAGCACCTACTATGCAGTCAACGGTGCTGAGTTTACAGAGGGCACGCACTTCACGATAGAAGAAGAAGGCGTCCATGAAGTCCGTTACTACAGTGTAGACGTGGCTGGGAACGTAGAGGAAGAGCATGTAGAAGAGGTAAAGATCGACCTCACTGTCCCATCGACAACGTCAAATATCTCAGATGAGTGGCACAACGCCAGCTTTACAGTAGAACTCACATCCGAGGACAACTTAAGTGGTGTTGAAAGCACCTATTATGCAGTCAACGGTGGTGAGTTTACAGAGGGCACTCACTTCACGATAGAAGAAGAAGGCGTCCATGAAGTCCGTTAG
- the fliD gene encoding flagellar filament capping protein FliD, translating into MRIGGLASGLDIDSMVRDLMKAERAPLDRLFQQKQKVEWQRDAYREVNLGLMSFRSETNNLRFQSTFKAYDVQSTHSSLVTASATGDAAPGTYSVEVHEMAKVAKLTSMNAVQQNGQAVTGSDKVLAEGETQTFQLSNEQGQTADITVTDEDTYTSLARKIAQATDADGQSLGVRASFDDTTSHFFFSTKEQGGNQGFTFEDTAFVREHIFGAQPEETPQLSATGQYGHITFDGVEINDLTSNQVSVNGLNLNLHQADPSQVATLTVERDTNSVVESIRGFVDQYNEFITDIETKLREPQYRDFPPLTDEQRQAMSEREQEQWDEKAQSGLLRNDASLRNALTSFRRALSDPVQGMNEGEIKQLSEIGITTGDYREGGRLHIDEGKLREALTDRPEEVMNLFTKNGDSSETSGLGRRLNEEINILNDRLTQKAGSQGITAGDQSTLGRNIDRIDNQMQRWENRLVEIEDRYWRQFTAMERAINQANAQSAWMTENMFGGV; encoded by the coding sequence ATGAGAATTGGCGGATTAGCTTCAGGTTTAGACATAGACTCGATGGTTCGTGATTTGATGAAAGCAGAGCGAGCCCCTTTGGACCGTTTGTTTCAACAAAAGCAAAAAGTAGAATGGCAACGGGATGCGTATCGTGAAGTCAACCTGGGATTAATGAGTTTCCGTAGTGAGACGAACAACCTTCGTTTTCAATCAACGTTTAAGGCTTATGATGTGCAATCCACTCACTCATCGCTAGTCACAGCCTCAGCGACAGGGGATGCTGCGCCTGGCACATACAGCGTTGAAGTTCATGAAATGGCAAAGGTGGCAAAGCTAACATCAATGAACGCGGTTCAACAGAATGGACAAGCGGTTACAGGATCAGATAAAGTCCTAGCCGAGGGAGAAACACAGACCTTTCAGCTGTCTAACGAACAAGGGCAGACCGCTGACATTACAGTGACAGACGAGGATACATACACGTCACTTGCACGAAAAATTGCCCAAGCTACAGACGCTGATGGCCAATCGCTAGGGGTACGTGCTTCCTTTGACGATACGACTTCACACTTTTTCTTTTCCACCAAGGAACAGGGTGGAAATCAGGGGTTCACCTTTGAGGACACCGCTTTCGTACGGGAGCATATCTTTGGTGCGCAGCCTGAGGAGACACCGCAACTTAGCGCCACAGGACAGTATGGCCATATCACCTTTGACGGCGTGGAAATTAATGATTTAACCTCCAATCAGGTGAGTGTCAACGGGTTGAACCTTAACTTACATCAAGCCGACCCGAGCCAAGTGGCAACGCTAACGGTCGAACGTGATACGAATTCAGTCGTGGAATCGATTAGAGGCTTTGTGGATCAGTACAATGAGTTTATCACCGATATTGAAACCAAACTGAGAGAGCCGCAATATAGAGACTTCCCACCTTTAACGGATGAGCAAAGACAAGCCATGTCTGAGCGTGAGCAAGAACAGTGGGATGAGAAAGCGCAGAGTGGGCTGTTGCGTAACGACGCTTCACTCAGAAACGCATTGACCTCCTTTCGCCGCGCCTTATCAGATCCTGTTCAGGGTATGAACGAAGGTGAGATCAAGCAATTGTCCGAAATCGGAATTACCACTGGAGATTACCGTGAAGGTGGCCGTTTGCACATTGACGAAGGTAAATTAAGAGAAGCGTTAACAGATCGCCCTGAAGAGGTGATGAACCTGTTTACGAAGAATGGAGATTCATCAGAAACATCAGGCTTAGGTCGCCGATTAAATGAGGAAATCAATATTTTAAACGATCGTTTAACACAAAAAGCGGGTTCTCAGGGCATCACAGCAGGGGATCAGTCGACCCTTGGGCGTAATATTGATCGCATTGACAACCAAATGCAACGTTGGGAGAACCGTTTAGTTGAAATAGAAGACCGATATTGGCGTCAGTTTACTGCCATGGAGCGGGCCATTAACCAAGCCAATGCACAGAGTGCTTGGATGACGGAGAACATGTTTGGAGGCGTATAA